A genomic stretch from Cyprinus carpio isolate SPL01 chromosome A12, ASM1834038v1, whole genome shotgun sequence includes:
- the LOC109098448 gene encoding potassium voltage-gated channel subfamily H member 6-like isoform X1 yields the protein MQHLHDLKSSLWNSTTNSERMKALNRFPSFNLNLRRPRRSSHSTAACNIELVAPRVKERTQNVTEKVTQVLSLGADVLPEYKIQALDVHKWIMLHYSPFKAMWDWIILLLVLYTAVFTPYSAAFFLNELEEEKKHICGYTCNPLNVVDVIVDVLFIIDIIITFRTTYVNHNDEVVTHPKLIAIHYIKGWFLIDMVAAIPFDLLIFMSGLNETTATLIGLLKTARLLRLVRVARKLDRYSEYGAAVLFLLMCTFMLIAHWLACIWYAIGHVERPYMKTGWLDNLADQLGKHYNDSDASSGPSIQDKYITALYFTFSSLTSVGFGNVSPNTNSEKIFSICVMLIGSLMYASIFGNVSAIIQRLYSGTTRYHTQMLRVKEFIRFHQIPGELRQRLEEYFQHAWSYTNGINMNAVLKGFPECLQADICLHLNRSLLQNCKVFHGASKACLRALATRFKTTHSPPGDTLYHHGDVIKALHFISRGSIQVSQHNIVLAILGKNDVFGEPINLYADHGHSNADVTALTYCDLHRIQRDDLLEVLDTYPAFGESFWRNLEITFNLRDTEQMMPSENLDCGYHVNDIRHRQNSLDRRNRPDGMDQNDSYPSRMCSALGRNHSSAAHMHWEELCSCGRSTLQSSENLSKSPISHCELYTLDADHLDYPSPVVRLIPTCGASGVSREPSMDTGHLGAPPPSGLYHYWPDHQAAHFAEQTEQCSLSVRTSFSPLLFEHQPSELESRLELLQSQLSRLETRMTTDINVILQLLQRQIAPVPPAYSTVLPDSHTPDPAILYGSSAPVLHIMYPIPNIQLDSRNTAIQSSAQPDSIFKSNSQGSLSSGVHMGAASDDCVPNKLETSPPVHQPIRIDAPRLCASLRFPSLPGNLDSSSHLEEIPKYTSDPALPVN from the exons ACCTGAAGTCCAGTTTGTGGAACTCTACCACCAACTCTGAGCGGATGAAAGCTTTAAACCGATTCCCATCATTCAATTTAAACCTGCGTCGACCCAGACGATCCAGTCACTCCACAGCAGCCTGCAACATCGAGCTTGTTGCTCCAAGGGTGAAGGAGCGCACACAGAACGTGACAGAGAAGGTCACGCAG GTACTGTCTCTAGGTGCCGATGTTTTGCCTGAGTACAAGATCCAGGCTCTGGACGTCCACAAGTGGATCATGTTGCACTACAGTCCTTTCAAAGCCATGTGGGACTGGATCATTCTTCTGCTAGTGCTCTACACAGCCGTCTTCACTCCGTACTCGGCTGCTTTCTTCCTCAATGagctggaggaggagaagaaacacATCTGTGGTTACACCTGTAACCCTTTAAATGTAGTAGACGTGATAGTGGACGTTCTGTTTATCATAGACATCATTATTACCTTCAGGACGACATACGTGAATCATAATGATGAGGTGGTGACCCATCCCAAGCTCATCGCTATCCACTATATCAAAGGCTGGTTTCTCATCGACATGGTGGCCGCAATTCCATTTGATCTGCTCATCTTCATGTCTGGATTAAATGAG ACGACGGCCACTCTCATTGGTCTGCTGAAGACAGCCCGTCTATTGCGCTTGGTCCGGGTGGCCAGAAAATTAGATCGATACTCTGAGTATGGAGCTGCAGTCCTCTTCTTGCTAATGTGCACCTTCATGCTGATTGCTCATTGGTTGGCCTGCATCTGGTATGCCATTGGTCATGTGGAGAGGCCCTACATGAAGACAGGTTGGCTGGATAACCTGGCTGATCAACTGGGGAAACATTACAACGACAGTGATGCCAGCTCAGGACCCTCTATTCAGGATAAATACATCACTGCGCTCTATTTCACCTTCAGTAGTCTGACCAGCGTGGGCTTTGGGAATGTCTCTCCAAACACCAACTCGGAGAAGATTTTCTCCATTTGTGTCATGCTCATTGGAT CTCTCATGTATGCCAGCATTTTTGGGAATGTCTCAGCAATAATTCAGAGGCTTTATTCGGGAACAACACGCTATCACACCCAGATGTTGCGGGTTAAAGAGTTCATCCGCTTCCATCAGATACCTGGAGAACTGAGGCAGAGACTGGAGGAATATTTCCAACATGCCTGGTCCTACACCAATGGCATTAATATGAATGCA GTCCTGAAAGGTTTTCCTGAGTGTTTGCAAGCTGATATTTGCCTGCATCTGAATCGTAGTCTGCTGCAGAATTGTAAGGTGTTTCATGGGGCAAGTAAAGCGTGCCTGCGAGCTCTCGCCACACGCTTTAAAACCACCCACTCCCCACCTGGAGACACCCTCTATCACCATGGTGACGTGATCAAAGCCCTCCACTTCATCTCCCGAGGTTCCATTCAAGTGTCACAACATAACATTGTGCTGGCCATCCTGG GTAAGAATGATGTCTTTGGCGAGCCTATAAATCTGTATGCTGATCATGGTCACAGTAACGCTGATGTTACTGCACTTACCTACTGTGACCTTCACCGTATCCAAAGAGACGACCTTCTAGAGGTGCTGGACACATACCCTGCATTCGGCGAGAGCTTTTGGAGGAACCTAGAAATCACCTTTAACCTACGAGAC ACGGAACAGATGATGCCCAGTGAAAATTTGGACTGTGGATACCATGTGAATGACATACGACACCGCCAAAACTCACTAGACAGGCGCAACAGACCAG ACGGAATGGACCAGAATGACTCGTACCCATCTCGGATGTGTTCGGCTCTGGGTCGCAATCATTCTTCAGCCGCTCACATGCACTGGGAGGAGCTGTGTAGCTGTGGAAGGTCTACATTGCAGTCCAGCGAAAATCTCAGCAAGTCTCCCATCAGCCACTGTGAGCTGTACACTTTGGATGCAGATCATCTGGACTACCCTTCTCCTGTTGTGAGACTAATACCAACTTGTGGTGCCTCTGGGGTCAGCAGAGAGCCCAGCATGGATACGGGGCACTTGGGTG CTCCCCCTCCATCTGGATTGTACCATTACTGGCCTGATCACCAGGCAGCTCATTTCGCTGAACAGACTGAACAGTGCTCCCTATCTGTCCGGACCTCATTCTCACCACTGCTCTTTGAGCATCAACCCAGTGAACTTGAGTCCAGACTGGAGCTCCTGCAGAGCCAACTCAGCAG GCTGGAGACCAGAATGACAACAGACATCAATGTGATCCTTCAGCTTCTCCAGCGACAGATTGCTCCGGTGCCCCCAGCGTATAGCACCGTATTACCTGACAGCCACACTCCTGACCCTGCTATACTGTACGGAAGCAGTGCACCAGTACTTCACATCATGTACCCGATCCCAAACATTCAGCTGGACAGTAGAAACACTGCCATTCAG AGTTCAGCCCAGCCAGATTCCATATTCAAGTCAAATTCCCAGGGTTCTCTGTCCAGTGGTGTTCACATGGGAGCTGCATCAGATGACTGTGTACCCAATAAACTGGAAACTTCACCTCCAGTGCATCAGCCCATACGGATAGATGCACCACGCCTCTGTGCATCCCTCCGCTTTCCCTCATTGCCCGGCAACCTTGACTCTTCATCACACCTGGAAGAAATTCCAAAATACACGTCTGACCCTGCCTTACCAGTCAACTAA
- the LOC109098448 gene encoding potassium voltage-gated channel subfamily H member 6-like isoform X2, protein MKALNRFPSFNLNLRRPRRSSHSTAACNIELVAPRVKERTQNVTEKVTQVLSLGADVLPEYKIQALDVHKWIMLHYSPFKAMWDWIILLLVLYTAVFTPYSAAFFLNELEEEKKHICGYTCNPLNVVDVIVDVLFIIDIIITFRTTYVNHNDEVVTHPKLIAIHYIKGWFLIDMVAAIPFDLLIFMSGLNETTATLIGLLKTARLLRLVRVARKLDRYSEYGAAVLFLLMCTFMLIAHWLACIWYAIGHVERPYMKTGWLDNLADQLGKHYNDSDASSGPSIQDKYITALYFTFSSLTSVGFGNVSPNTNSEKIFSICVMLIGSLMYASIFGNVSAIIQRLYSGTTRYHTQMLRVKEFIRFHQIPGELRQRLEEYFQHAWSYTNGINMNAVLKGFPECLQADICLHLNRSLLQNCKVFHGASKACLRALATRFKTTHSPPGDTLYHHGDVIKALHFISRGSIQVSQHNIVLAILGKNDVFGEPINLYADHGHSNADVTALTYCDLHRIQRDDLLEVLDTYPAFGESFWRNLEITFNLRDTEQMMPSENLDCGYHVNDIRHRQNSLDRRNRPDGMDQNDSYPSRMCSALGRNHSSAAHMHWEELCSCGRSTLQSSENLSKSPISHCELYTLDADHLDYPSPVVRLIPTCGASGVSREPSMDTGHLGAPPPSGLYHYWPDHQAAHFAEQTEQCSLSVRTSFSPLLFEHQPSELESRLELLQSQLSRLETRMTTDINVILQLLQRQIAPVPPAYSTVLPDSHTPDPAILYGSSAPVLHIMYPIPNIQLDSRNTAIQSSAQPDSIFKSNSQGSLSSGVHMGAASDDCVPNKLETSPPVHQPIRIDAPRLCASLRFPSLPGNLDSSSHLEEIPKYTSDPALPVN, encoded by the exons ATGAAAGCTTTAAACCGATTCCCATCATTCAATTTAAACCTGCGTCGACCCAGACGATCCAGTCACTCCACAGCAGCCTGCAACATCGAGCTTGTTGCTCCAAGGGTGAAGGAGCGCACACAGAACGTGACAGAGAAGGTCACGCAG GTACTGTCTCTAGGTGCCGATGTTTTGCCTGAGTACAAGATCCAGGCTCTGGACGTCCACAAGTGGATCATGTTGCACTACAGTCCTTTCAAAGCCATGTGGGACTGGATCATTCTTCTGCTAGTGCTCTACACAGCCGTCTTCACTCCGTACTCGGCTGCTTTCTTCCTCAATGagctggaggaggagaagaaacacATCTGTGGTTACACCTGTAACCCTTTAAATGTAGTAGACGTGATAGTGGACGTTCTGTTTATCATAGACATCATTATTACCTTCAGGACGACATACGTGAATCATAATGATGAGGTGGTGACCCATCCCAAGCTCATCGCTATCCACTATATCAAAGGCTGGTTTCTCATCGACATGGTGGCCGCAATTCCATTTGATCTGCTCATCTTCATGTCTGGATTAAATGAG ACGACGGCCACTCTCATTGGTCTGCTGAAGACAGCCCGTCTATTGCGCTTGGTCCGGGTGGCCAGAAAATTAGATCGATACTCTGAGTATGGAGCTGCAGTCCTCTTCTTGCTAATGTGCACCTTCATGCTGATTGCTCATTGGTTGGCCTGCATCTGGTATGCCATTGGTCATGTGGAGAGGCCCTACATGAAGACAGGTTGGCTGGATAACCTGGCTGATCAACTGGGGAAACATTACAACGACAGTGATGCCAGCTCAGGACCCTCTATTCAGGATAAATACATCACTGCGCTCTATTTCACCTTCAGTAGTCTGACCAGCGTGGGCTTTGGGAATGTCTCTCCAAACACCAACTCGGAGAAGATTTTCTCCATTTGTGTCATGCTCATTGGAT CTCTCATGTATGCCAGCATTTTTGGGAATGTCTCAGCAATAATTCAGAGGCTTTATTCGGGAACAACACGCTATCACACCCAGATGTTGCGGGTTAAAGAGTTCATCCGCTTCCATCAGATACCTGGAGAACTGAGGCAGAGACTGGAGGAATATTTCCAACATGCCTGGTCCTACACCAATGGCATTAATATGAATGCA GTCCTGAAAGGTTTTCCTGAGTGTTTGCAAGCTGATATTTGCCTGCATCTGAATCGTAGTCTGCTGCAGAATTGTAAGGTGTTTCATGGGGCAAGTAAAGCGTGCCTGCGAGCTCTCGCCACACGCTTTAAAACCACCCACTCCCCACCTGGAGACACCCTCTATCACCATGGTGACGTGATCAAAGCCCTCCACTTCATCTCCCGAGGTTCCATTCAAGTGTCACAACATAACATTGTGCTGGCCATCCTGG GTAAGAATGATGTCTTTGGCGAGCCTATAAATCTGTATGCTGATCATGGTCACAGTAACGCTGATGTTACTGCACTTACCTACTGTGACCTTCACCGTATCCAAAGAGACGACCTTCTAGAGGTGCTGGACACATACCCTGCATTCGGCGAGAGCTTTTGGAGGAACCTAGAAATCACCTTTAACCTACGAGAC ACGGAACAGATGATGCCCAGTGAAAATTTGGACTGTGGATACCATGTGAATGACATACGACACCGCCAAAACTCACTAGACAGGCGCAACAGACCAG ACGGAATGGACCAGAATGACTCGTACCCATCTCGGATGTGTTCGGCTCTGGGTCGCAATCATTCTTCAGCCGCTCACATGCACTGGGAGGAGCTGTGTAGCTGTGGAAGGTCTACATTGCAGTCCAGCGAAAATCTCAGCAAGTCTCCCATCAGCCACTGTGAGCTGTACACTTTGGATGCAGATCATCTGGACTACCCTTCTCCTGTTGTGAGACTAATACCAACTTGTGGTGCCTCTGGGGTCAGCAGAGAGCCCAGCATGGATACGGGGCACTTGGGTG CTCCCCCTCCATCTGGATTGTACCATTACTGGCCTGATCACCAGGCAGCTCATTTCGCTGAACAGACTGAACAGTGCTCCCTATCTGTCCGGACCTCATTCTCACCACTGCTCTTTGAGCATCAACCCAGTGAACTTGAGTCCAGACTGGAGCTCCTGCAGAGCCAACTCAGCAG GCTGGAGACCAGAATGACAACAGACATCAATGTGATCCTTCAGCTTCTCCAGCGACAGATTGCTCCGGTGCCCCCAGCGTATAGCACCGTATTACCTGACAGCCACACTCCTGACCCTGCTATACTGTACGGAAGCAGTGCACCAGTACTTCACATCATGTACCCGATCCCAAACATTCAGCTGGACAGTAGAAACACTGCCATTCAG AGTTCAGCCCAGCCAGATTCCATATTCAAGTCAAATTCCCAGGGTTCTCTGTCCAGTGGTGTTCACATGGGAGCTGCATCAGATGACTGTGTACCCAATAAACTGGAAACTTCACCTCCAGTGCATCAGCCCATACGGATAGATGCACCACGCCTCTGTGCATCCCTCCGCTTTCCCTCATTGCCCGGCAACCTTGACTCTTCATCACACCTGGAAGAAATTCCAAAATACACGTCTGACCCTGCCTTACCAGTCAACTAA